A region from the Fimbriimonadaceae bacterium genome encodes:
- a CDS encoding sulfatase, with translation MVGLALLAASAMAPLPNLVLLFCDDAGYGDFGFSGHPTIETPQLDRMAREGTRLTQFYSASPACTASRYAVLTGRYPGRSGLAWVLNPDSPRGIHPRETTIAELLKARGYATGIFGKWHLGYPNEKNLFAPERLPLAHGFDEYLGIPYSNDMLPPNHPPLRLLRGPSSKGDPVAGYETITDQLDQTTLASRLTDAAVSFVERHREGPFFLYVPFPEPHIPLHPGPAFQGKSRRGTYGDVIMEVDASVGRILESFRRLQLDRRTLVVFTSDNGPWVLRGLGGGSAGLFRDGKGSTWEGGVREPSIWWQPGTVPAASTREDVASTMDVFPTFARLAGASPPQKIDGADVWPLVRSGIPLPKRPYYYTGLNNEVFAVREGRWKLHRKTYSQLGLKYFEDPMPLLFDLEVDPSETKNAAASHPDVVAHLQELLAGFDARLKADGTYWDQ, from the coding sequence ATGGTCGGACTCGCCCTCTTGGCGGCCTCTGCTATGGCCCCGCTCCCCAACCTCGTCCTTCTCTTCTGCGACGACGCGGGCTACGGCGACTTCGGGTTCAGCGGCCATCCCACGATCGAAACGCCCCAACTCGACCGCATGGCGCGGGAGGGGACGCGACTGACCCAGTTCTACTCGGCCTCGCCCGCGTGCACGGCGAGCCGCTACGCGGTGTTGACCGGTCGCTACCCCGGACGGTCGGGGCTGGCCTGGGTACTGAACCCCGACAGCCCGCGAGGAATCCACCCCCGCGAGACCACGATCGCCGAGTTGCTCAAGGCGCGCGGCTATGCCACGGGCATCTTCGGCAAGTGGCATCTGGGGTACCCGAACGAGAAGAACCTGTTCGCACCCGAGCGACTCCCGCTGGCGCACGGCTTCGACGAGTATTTGGGCATTCCCTACAGCAACGATATGCTGCCCCCCAACCACCCGCCCCTTCGACTGTTGCGCGGACCGTCCTCGAAGGGCGACCCCGTCGCGGGGTACGAGACGATCACCGACCAGCTCGACCAAACGACGCTCGCTTCCCGGTTGACCGACGCGGCGGTGTCGTTTGTCGAACGCCATCGCGAAGGACCCTTCTTCCTCTACGTCCCCTTTCCCGAGCCGCACATCCCGCTCCACCCAGGCCCGGCGTTCCAGGGCAAATCGCGCCGAGGCACGTACGGCGACGTGATCATGGAGGTCGACGCCAGCGTTGGCCGGATCCTGGAATCGTTCCGCCGGCTTCAGCTCGATCGACGGACGTTGGTCGTGTTCACCAGCGACAACGGCCCTTGGGTCCTGCGGGGGTTGGGCGGCGGATCCGCTGGACTGTTTCGCGACGGCAAGGGGAGCACGTGGGAAGGCGGCGTGCGCGAACCCTCGATCTGGTGGCAGCCGGGGACGGTTCCCGCAGCAAGCACGCGCGAGGATGTGGCCAGCACGATGGACGTCTTCCCAACGTTCGCCCGTCTGGCCGGGGCTTCGCCGCCCCAGAAGATCGACGGCGCCGACGTGTGGCCCCTGGTGCGCTCGGGCATCCCGCTTCCGAAACGTCCCTATTACTACACGGGGCTCAACAACGAGGTGTTCGCCGTGCGCGAGGGTCGGTGGAAGCTCCACCGCAAAACGTACAGCCAACTGGGGCTCAAGTACTTCGAAGACCCGATGCCGCTTCTCTTCGATCTCGAAGTGGACCCCAGCGAGACGAAGAATGCCGCCGCGTCCCATCCCGACGTGGTGGCGCACCTGCAAGAGCTGCTCGCGGGATTCGACGCCCGCCTGAAGGCCGACGGCACCTACTGGGACCAGTAG
- the ppk1 gene encoding polyphosphate kinase 1, producing MRRPKKLLSERYLNRELSWLAFNSRVLAEAENADNPLLERLRFLAIFESNLDEFFMVRVSGLIEQFENRVVEMSPDGLSPNEQLEVIAQAAGPLRRQASLAFSKKLIPVLEAEGLHLRKTAALSEKQTASMRRYFQRQVFPLCTPLVLSPAPSVPFISNRSLNLVVELADGNEAKLARVKIPTIVPRFVPLGPRKDEFILLEDLIADHVADLFPGVEIKGTYRFRVIRDADIELRELEASDLIATVEESLRLRRFGDPVLLQHESEMPAHIVRQLRELIGVGKRDTMEVPSLLGMEALEELVALDRPRLRYPPHHGYVAEPLANSNNLFDTLDVKDALVHHPFDSFRSVEALVESAIKDPQVAGIKLTLYRVGTESVIVEDLAQAAEAGKQVAACVELKARFDESNNIVWARALERAGAHVVYGFYELKTHCKMCLVVRRAGKELKAYVHIGTGNYNPQTARQYTDLGLFTSDPEIARDVSEVFNYLTGFSKRVKVKHLLVAPINLREGILERIARESKRAAQGEQARIVFKLNALVDPEVIEALYKASSAGVSVDLIIRGICCLRPGVPDLSKNIRVVSIVGRFLEHSRVYYFHNGGQAEAYIGSADAMRRNLDRRVEVLAPIRDPALVERLREEVLEPYLRDNTNAWRLDGTGSYTRLEPDGKPFTVQTWLMGRPLGRFLGGS from the coding sequence GTGAGACGGCCCAAGAAACTGCTGTCGGAGCGGTACCTGAACCGCGAGCTGAGTTGGCTCGCGTTCAACTCAAGGGTGCTCGCCGAAGCGGAGAACGCTGACAACCCCCTGCTGGAGCGACTTCGGTTCCTTGCGATCTTCGAGTCCAACCTGGACGAGTTCTTCATGGTCCGTGTCAGCGGCCTCATCGAGCAGTTTGAGAACCGCGTGGTCGAGATGTCGCCGGACGGGCTCAGTCCGAACGAGCAGCTCGAAGTCATCGCGCAAGCGGCGGGCCCTCTGCGCCGCCAAGCCTCCCTCGCTTTCTCCAAGAAGCTGATTCCCGTGTTGGAGGCAGAGGGCCTGCATCTGCGGAAGACGGCTGCCCTCTCCGAAAAGCAAACGGCGTCGATGCGCCGCTACTTTCAGCGGCAGGTGTTTCCTCTGTGCACCCCCCTCGTGCTCAGCCCGGCCCCGTCGGTTCCGTTCATCTCGAACCGGAGCCTCAACCTCGTTGTGGAGCTTGCCGACGGGAACGAAGCCAAACTGGCCCGGGTGAAGATCCCCACGATCGTTCCCCGCTTCGTCCCTCTCGGCCCCCGCAAGGACGAGTTCATCCTTCTTGAGGATCTCATCGCCGATCACGTCGCCGACCTGTTCCCGGGGGTCGAGATCAAGGGCACGTACCGCTTCCGGGTGATCCGCGACGCGGACATCGAGTTGCGCGAACTGGAGGCCTCGGACCTGATCGCGACGGTGGAGGAAAGCCTTCGGCTCCGGCGCTTTGGCGACCCGGTCCTGCTGCAACACGAGAGCGAGATGCCGGCCCACATCGTGCGCCAGCTTCGCGAGCTGATCGGGGTGGGCAAGCGCGACACGATGGAGGTACCGAGTTTGCTTGGGATGGAGGCGCTCGAAGAGCTCGTGGCGCTCGACCGGCCCCGGCTCAGGTATCCACCCCACCACGGTTATGTCGCGGAACCGCTCGCCAACTCCAATAACCTGTTCGATACGCTCGACGTCAAGGACGCGCTCGTCCATCATCCATTCGATTCCTTCCGGTCCGTGGAGGCCCTGGTCGAGTCTGCGATCAAGGATCCCCAGGTGGCGGGCATCAAGCTCACTCTTTACAGGGTCGGGACCGAGAGTGTGATCGTGGAAGACCTTGCCCAGGCCGCCGAAGCGGGCAAGCAGGTCGCGGCTTGCGTGGAGCTGAAGGCCCGCTTCGACGAGAGCAACAACATCGTCTGGGCGCGCGCCCTGGAACGCGCCGGAGCGCATGTGGTCTACGGATTCTACGAGCTGAAAACGCACTGCAAGATGTGTCTCGTGGTGCGCAGGGCAGGCAAAGAGCTGAAGGCGTACGTGCACATCGGGACGGGCAACTACAATCCGCAGACGGCGCGCCAGTACACGGACTTGGGGCTCTTCACCTCCGATCCCGAGATCGCCCGCGACGTTTCCGAGGTGTTCAACTACCTGACCGGCTTCAGCAAGCGCGTCAAGGTCAAGCACCTCTTGGTCGCGCCGATCAACCTTCGCGAGGGCATCCTCGAGCGGATCGCGCGCGAATCGAAGAGAGCGGCCCAAGGCGAGCAGGCCCGCATCGTGTTCAAGCTCAACGCGCTGGTAGACCCCGAGGTGATCGAGGCGCTCTACAAGGCCAGCTCGGCCGGGGTGAGCGTCGACTTGATCATCCGCGGCATCTGTTGTCTGCGGCCCGGCGTGCCCGATCTGAGCAAGAACATCCGCGTGGTGAGCATCGTCGGCCGTTTCCTCGAACACAGCCGCGTCTACTACTTTCACAACGGGGGCCAAGCAGAGGCCTACATCGGCAGCGCCGATGCGATGCGTCGCAATCTCGACCGCAGGGTCGAGGTGTTGGCGCCGATTCGCGACCCGGCCCTTGTGGAGCGCTTGCGAGAAGAGGTGTTGGAGCCCTACCTGCGGGACAACACGAACGCGTGGCGCCTCGATGGGACCGGCTCGTACACTCGGCTCGAACCGGACGGCAAGCCGTTCACCGTGCAAACGTGGCTGATGGGGAGACCCCTGGGCCGTTTCCTCGGCGGCTCCTAG
- a CDS encoding HD domain-containing protein, with the protein MTSGARCLESAILWAVEVHAGEVRDGPCPTPYVAHPLEVLCLVRYAGGVTNEAMLCAAVLHDVVESGKVTLEEVEARFGPRTRGLVGELTRTEPNEDAVAGLTADEIWTLRADLLAEDVAHMSPEAQAIKLADRISNLAMALATKKGAKLKRHLKQTHRLMKLIPKEANPNLRALLKARLAGAERELSRLRTQESPPAPAEP; encoded by the coding sequence ATGACAAGTGGCGCTCGGTGTTTGGAATCCGCGATTCTTTGGGCGGTCGAAGTCCACGCCGGCGAGGTTCGGGACGGGCCTTGCCCCACTCCGTATGTGGCCCATCCGCTGGAGGTGCTCTGTTTGGTTCGGTACGCAGGCGGCGTCACCAACGAGGCCATGTTGTGCGCGGCGGTGTTGCACGACGTGGTCGAATCGGGAAAGGTGACGTTGGAGGAGGTCGAGGCTCGATTCGGCCCTCGGACCCGCGGCCTGGTGGGAGAACTCACCCGCACCGAGCCGAACGAGGACGCCGTGGCGGGTCTCACCGCAGATGAAATTTGGACGCTTCGCGCAGACCTCCTCGCCGAGGACGTGGCCCACATGTCACCCGAGGCCCAGGCGATCAAACTGGCCGATCGCATATCGAATCTGGCGATGGCGCTCGCGACGAAGAAGGGTGCGAAGCTGAAGCGGCACCTGAAGCAGACACACCGGTTGATGAAGCTGATCCCGAAGGAGGCCAATCCCAATCTCCGTGCGCTCCTCAAAGCGCGTTTGGCGGGCGCGGAGCGCGAGCTAAGCCGGCTTCGGACCCAAGAGTCGCCTCCTGCCCCGGCCGAACCGTAG
- a CDS encoding GNAT family N-acetyltransferase — translation MERWIRVRTDEEYEAYAQMRNAMFPFQPTDGPAMRTSEERSPPAAGMERYLLARDEAFLGAGIVMQAYFFEAPGLFIADVFVPPGRAEVFASIHERVAARAHELGARRVRTMVSSLVPECIAVLEARGYEEVERFPVTCLELETFDPSPFGGTDLGEIDIVPLTRFIERHPDDWLPRIWRFDMELSRDMPFQEKWAEIPLETYRGQYVDVPSFDPALHFVALSGEVLAGITMLNIVPSDPTLLGTGLTGVHRAYRRRGLATALKLRAFEAARARGVARIVTENESSNPMLDLNVRLGFRPVYDEVVLARAHDARE, via the coding sequence GTGGAGAGGTGGATTCGGGTCCGAACCGACGAGGAGTACGAAGCGTATGCGCAGATGCGCAACGCGATGTTCCCCTTCCAGCCCACCGACGGTCCGGCGATGAGGACCTCGGAAGAACGGTCCCCTCCCGCGGCGGGGATGGAGCGGTACCTGCTGGCTCGTGACGAGGCGTTTCTCGGCGCCGGCATCGTGATGCAGGCCTATTTCTTCGAAGCCCCCGGCCTGTTCATAGCCGACGTGTTCGTGCCTCCAGGACGCGCCGAGGTCTTTGCGTCGATCCATGAGCGGGTCGCCGCCCGCGCGCACGAACTGGGGGCGCGACGGGTCCGCACGATGGTCTCATCGCTGGTTCCCGAGTGCATCGCCGTCCTCGAGGCACGCGGGTACGAGGAGGTCGAGCGCTTTCCGGTCACCTGTCTCGAGCTCGAGACGTTCGACCCTTCTCCGTTCGGTGGCACGGACCTCGGCGAGATCGACATTGTGCCGCTCACCCGGTTCATCGAGCGGCATCCCGATGATTGGCTGCCGCGCATTTGGCGGTTCGATATGGAGCTTTCCCGCGACATGCCGTTCCAAGAGAAGTGGGCGGAGATTCCGCTCGAGACTTACCGCGGGCAGTACGTCGACGTTCCGAGCTTCGACCCGGCCTTGCACTTCGTGGCGCTTTCCGGGGAGGTACTGGCGGGCATCACGATGCTCAACATCGTCCCAAGCGATCCGACGTTGCTTGGAACCGGCCTGACGGGCGTCCACAGGGCCTACCGCCGACGAGGTTTGGCCACGGCACTGAAGCTTCGTGCGTTCGAGGCCGCACGGGCCCGGGGTGTGGCGCGGATCGTCACCGAGAACGAGTCGAGCAACCCCATGCTCGATCTGAACGTCCGGCTCGGATTCCGTCCCGTCTACGACGAGGTCGTGCTTGCCCGGGCGCATGACGCGAGGGAGTAG
- a CDS encoding PEP-CTERM sorting domain-containing protein yields MKRFLLVAATAAFAGSAFAQTLSISLGIRETGVSGAIGSNGGTTGGIEWVNKDGLTLTLDGTWQQFTFDLANDPLTPFAGTSANGVLDGISGTIEHVRIKSNGFDGPIQLWMDDITNTITPPGGAPTDFVFGTFEGYADGTEAVFQEPTFSGSTSGFLTGPSASVVTNSVAHSGQASDAISFQFIDTATTNWVRLTTFNTPNQPNPLIQFDQQSKVSFWMRGNAVPEPATMAVLGMGALALLRKRRKV; encoded by the coding sequence ATGAAGAGATTCTTGTTAGTAGCGGCGACCGCGGCGTTCGCCGGGTCGGCTTTTGCGCAGACGTTGAGTATCTCGCTCGGGATACGCGAAACGGGTGTCAGCGGTGCCATTGGGTCCAATGGCGGAACCACGGGCGGCATCGAATGGGTGAACAAAGACGGCTTGACGCTGACCCTCGACGGGACCTGGCAGCAGTTCACCTTCGATTTGGCCAATGATCCCCTGACTCCTTTTGCCGGCACGAGCGCCAACGGTGTACTCGACGGAATCAGCGGGACGATCGAGCACGTCCGGATCAAGAGCAACGGATTCGACGGTCCCATCCAACTCTGGATGGATGACATCACCAACACGATCACACCTCCGGGCGGCGCCCCCACGGACTTCGTCTTTGGCACCTTCGAAGGTTATGCCGACGGCACCGAGGCGGTGTTCCAAGAGCCCACCTTCTCGGGTTCGACCTCGGGCTTCTTGACGGGGCCCTCCGCATCCGTCGTGACGAACTCGGTCGCCCACTCGGGGCAGGCCTCCGACGCCATCAGCTTCCAGTTCATTGACACGGCGACGACCAACTGGGTCCGGTTGACGACGTTCAACACCCCGAACCAGCCCAATCCGCTGATCCAGTTCGACCAGCAGAGCAAAGTCTCGTTCTGGATGCGCGGCAACGCGGTTCCCGAGCCGGCCACGATGGCCGTGCTGGGGATGGGCGCCCTCGCCCTGCTCCGCAAGCGCCGCAAGGTCTGA
- a CDS encoding aminoacetone oxidase family FAD-binding enzyme: protein MPKPDVVVVGAGAAGIMAAWRAATLGAQVLLLEKTPRVGTKILISGGGKCNITHHGSVDEVLRGFRTDEARFLRPSFYRWTNDQVVALLTRRGVEVYVRPNGRVFPVEKTAKDVVAVLRSYLDEAGVELRLDSPVGSLELSESRVAAVVVGSERIECQRVVVCTGGSSYPNSGTTGDGWHWARAAGHTIVPVRAALAPVYLELEEARAETLSGVALRDVVLKARADGREIDRWRGDLLFTHHGVSGPCALEVSRALAEQPRTAALFLEVDVLPDQTPEETMEWARNALAEFPKRRVKTLVEGLVPESAAPWLLRAAEVDPETVAGQLDRKSRNRLVATLKGWNLGAVRAIPLEKGEVVAGGVALDEVDPHTMGSRKCEGLFLCGEVLAVAGRVGGYNLQAAWSTGYVAGESAVR from the coding sequence GTGCCGAAGCCGGACGTCGTCGTCGTGGGTGCGGGAGCGGCCGGGATCATGGCGGCCTGGCGCGCGGCCACGCTCGGCGCCCAGGTCTTGCTGCTTGAAAAGACCCCCCGCGTCGGCACCAAGATCCTGATCTCCGGCGGCGGCAAGTGCAACATCACCCACCACGGCTCCGTCGACGAGGTCCTGCGGGGCTTTCGCACTGACGAGGCCCGATTCCTCCGACCATCGTTCTACCGGTGGACCAACGACCAGGTCGTCGCGCTGTTGACCCGGCGCGGAGTCGAGGTTTACGTCCGGCCAAACGGGCGGGTGTTTCCCGTCGAAAAGACGGCGAAGGACGTGGTTGCGGTGCTTCGTTCGTACCTGGACGAGGCGGGCGTGGAGCTCAGACTGGACTCGCCGGTCGGTTCGTTGGAGCTCAGCGAGAGTCGAGTGGCCGCGGTCGTCGTCGGGTCTGAACGAATCGAGTGCCAGCGCGTCGTCGTGTGCACCGGTGGCAGCTCGTATCCGAACTCGGGCACGACGGGCGACGGGTGGCATTGGGCGAGAGCCGCGGGACACACGATCGTGCCGGTTCGGGCTGCGTTGGCGCCCGTGTACCTGGAGTTGGAGGAGGCGCGCGCCGAAACCCTGAGCGGCGTGGCGCTGCGCGACGTGGTGCTCAAGGCGCGGGCCGACGGACGCGAAATCGACCGATGGCGCGGGGATCTCCTCTTCACGCACCACGGCGTTTCGGGGCCCTGTGCGCTCGAAGTCAGCCGGGCGCTTGCCGAACAACCCAGGACCGCCGCGCTGTTCCTGGAGGTCGACGTCCTGCCAGATCAAACGCCCGAGGAGACGATGGAGTGGGCGAGGAACGCGCTGGCAGAGTTTCCCAAGCGACGCGTGAAGACGTTGGTCGAGGGCCTGGTGCCGGAAAGCGCGGCGCCGTGGCTCCTTCGCGCGGCCGAGGTCGATCCGGAGACGGTGGCGGGCCAACTCGATCGCAAGTCGCGCAATCGACTGGTGGCGACCCTTAAGGGTTGGAACCTGGGCGCCGTTCGGGCGATCCCGCTCGAGAAGGGCGAGGTGGTCGCAGGCGGCGTCGCGTTGGACGAGGTCGATCCCCACACGATGGGGTCGCGCAAGTGCGAGGGTTTGTTCCTATGTGGCGAGGTTTTGGCCGTCGCCGGCCGCGTCGGCGGCTACAACCTGCAAGCCGCATGGTCCACCGGCTACGTCGCCGGCGAATCCGCCGTCCGCTAA
- a CDS encoding zf-HC2 domain-containing protein, translating into MSQPDAFDCKETFRRLGDYLDRELTADEVACVEHHLEMCEECAKEFQFEAALLAHLKAKARASDLPDGLLTRVLQALDDAGEA; encoded by the coding sequence ATGAGCCAACCCGACGCCTTCGACTGCAAAGAGACCTTCCGCCGCCTCGGCGACTACCTGGATCGAGAGCTGACCGCGGACGAGGTGGCGTGTGTCGAGCACCATTTGGAGATGTGCGAAGAGTGCGCGAAGGAGTTCCAGTTCGAGGCGGCCCTACTGGCCCATTTGAAGGCCAAGGCGCGCGCCTCCGATCTGCCGGACGGCCTGCTGACGCGCGTGCTTCAAGCGCTGGACGATGCGGGGGAAGCTTAG
- a CDS encoding sigma-70 family RNA polymerase sigma factor, with translation MPTPDAIRFESLLAPVFDTAYRVAFRMTRNADDAADLVQESVLRAYRGLHTFEEGSNFRAWFLRILTNTYIRLSGRKRVENEAASFDESPELLLFAEYQKAEEAGPDPAQSLFDKIDTQHVLDALDSLPPEFAEATTLALIDDLSYQEIAEVLECPIGTVRSRIHRGRALLQRRLAQTLGVPSSLLPLPSAEPTP, from the coding sequence ATGCCCACTCCCGACGCGATCCGGTTCGAGAGCTTGTTGGCCCCCGTGTTCGACACGGCGTACCGGGTCGCCTTCCGCATGACGCGCAACGCGGACGATGCGGCCGATCTGGTCCAAGAGTCGGTGCTGCGGGCCTACCGCGGGCTCCACACGTTCGAGGAGGGCTCGAACTTCCGAGCGTGGTTTTTGCGCATCCTCACCAACACGTACATCCGGCTCTCGGGCAGAAAGCGGGTGGAGAACGAGGCGGCCAGCTTCGACGAATCGCCCGAGCTGTTGCTGTTCGCCGAGTACCAGAAGGCCGAAGAGGCGGGCCCGGATCCGGCGCAGAGTCTGTTCGACAAGATCGACACGCAGCACGTGTTGGACGCGCTCGACTCCCTGCCGCCGGAGTTCGCCGAGGCCACGACCTTGGCCCTGATCGACGATCTCTCGTACCAGGAGATCGCCGAAGTGCTCGAATGCCCGATCGGCACGGTGCGCTCCCGGATCCACCGCGGCCGCGCCCTCCTCCAGCGTCGCCTCGCGCAAACGCTCGGAGTTCCCTCGTCGCTCCTTCCGCTCCCCTCCGCCGAACCTACGCCATGA
- a CDS encoding alpha-L-fucosidase, translating into MEWSRRQVLQAGVSAAVARPWKVLMAQQTNDPLPSERVARFENMAFGMFLHFGLYSKLGRGEWVMHQERIPRDEYMKLMATWDVPAFSGRAVGRLCNEAGAKYATMTSRHHDGFSLYDTHGLCPWDVTKTPAGRDIVRDFVDGCRAEGVVPMLYHTTLDWSDPRFENDWKGYQQYLRDSVKIICSQYGPLGGIWFDGNWSKRDADWELDALYAIVRKHQPEAMLINNTGIEEGGRLVHREIDAVTFERGRPEPIHRKGMAKYVAGEMCHTCNFHWGTGARDVNFLSPGAAIEELCRSRGAGANLLLNLGPLGDGSLPEYESALFRVMGKWIRMHGGDQGPIYNGRVRPIRGDGDDFGLFADGALYLFVFGITATGDTRATGVQPRGPGDRPFTGIPSQYTKATWMDSGESLKLEHGPDGRTVLGVTGYPYGTNTVVRVAKLTES; encoded by the coding sequence ATGGAGTGGAGTCGCCGCCAAGTTCTGCAGGCCGGCGTGTCGGCAGCGGTCGCTCGCCCCTGGAAAGTCCTCATGGCCCAGCAAACCAACGATCCCCTTCCCTCCGAACGCGTCGCGCGCTTCGAGAACATGGCGTTCGGCATGTTCCTCCACTTCGGCCTGTACTCGAAGCTTGGTCGTGGTGAGTGGGTGATGCATCAAGAGCGCATCCCTCGGGACGAGTACATGAAGCTCATGGCCACGTGGGACGTGCCCGCGTTCAGCGGCCGAGCGGTCGGCAGACTGTGCAACGAAGCCGGTGCCAAGTACGCGACGATGACCAGCCGCCACCACGACGGATTCAGCCTGTACGATACACACGGTCTGTGTCCCTGGGATGTGACGAAGACCCCTGCCGGACGCGACATCGTGCGCGACTTCGTGGACGGGTGCCGAGCCGAGGGGGTGGTGCCGATGCTCTACCACACGACGTTGGATTGGTCGGACCCCCGCTTCGAGAACGATTGGAAGGGCTACCAGCAGTACCTGCGCGACTCGGTGAAGATCATCTGCTCGCAGTACGGCCCGTTGGGCGGCATCTGGTTCGATGGCAACTGGAGCAAGCGGGACGCGGACTGGGAGCTCGACGCGCTTTACGCGATCGTCCGCAAGCATCAGCCCGAGGCCATGCTGATCAACAACACCGGCATCGAGGAGGGCGGACGCCTGGTGCACAGGGAGATCGATGCGGTGACCTTCGAGCGGGGCCGTCCGGAGCCGATCCACCGCAAGGGCATGGCGAAGTACGTTGCCGGGGAGATGTGCCATACGTGCAACTTCCACTGGGGAACGGGTGCGCGCGATGTGAACTTCCTTTCGCCGGGCGCGGCGATCGAGGAGCTTTGTCGGAGTCGGGGGGCAGGCGCCAACCTCCTGCTCAATCTCGGACCCCTGGGCGACGGCTCGCTGCCGGAGTACGAGTCCGCCCTATTCCGCGTGATGGGCAAATGGATCCGGATGCATGGGGGAGACCAGGGTCCCATCTACAACGGACGCGTCCGCCCGATCCGAGGCGACGGGGACGACTTCGGCCTCTTCGCGGATGGTGCGCTGTATCTCTTCGTGTTCGGCATCACCGCAACGGGCGACACGCGAGCCACGGGGGTCCAACCTCGCGGTCCCGGCGACCGCCCGTTTACGGGAATACCCTCCCAGTACACGAAGGCCACGTGGATGGACAGCGGCGAATCGCTGAAGCTGGAACACGGCCCCGACGGCAGAACCGTGCTGGGAGTGACCGGGTATCCATACGGAACCAACACGGTCGTCAGGGTCGCGAAGTTGACCGAGTCTTAA
- a CDS encoding phytanoyl-CoA dioxygenase family protein — translation MLTADLIEFFHANGYLAIERLMPDDEVVWMREIYDRLFAERAGWETGDQFDLAGTDEEGKEAVLPQILGPAKYAPELRDSRLWANAAEVVRDLLGPEAAFGDGHMIFKPPRTGAETPWHQDEAYWDPSLDYTSLSIWVPLQEATVANGCMGFVPGSHRLEVLPHQSVGGDVRVHALEVLGADVSRAVMCPLPAGGATFHLSRTLHYAGPNTTDIPRRAYILSGGLAATPRNDGRRFPWNEAKQTARAKRAGE, via the coding sequence ATGCTGACCGCAGATCTGATCGAGTTCTTCCACGCCAACGGCTATTTGGCCATCGAGCGCCTGATGCCCGACGACGAGGTCGTCTGGATGCGCGAGATCTACGATCGGTTGTTCGCCGAGCGCGCCGGCTGGGAGACGGGAGACCAGTTCGACCTGGCGGGCACCGACGAGGAGGGGAAGGAAGCGGTCCTTCCCCAGATTCTCGGACCCGCCAAGTACGCGCCCGAGTTGCGGGACTCTCGCCTCTGGGCGAACGCCGCGGAGGTGGTACGGGACCTGCTCGGGCCCGAGGCGGCTTTTGGAGACGGACACATGATCTTCAAACCGCCGCGAACCGGCGCCGAGACGCCGTGGCATCAAGACGAGGCGTATTGGGATCCCTCGCTCGACTACACGTCGCTCTCGATCTGGGTGCCCCTTCAGGAGGCGACGGTCGCCAACGGATGCATGGGGTTTGTCCCCGGTTCGCACCGGCTGGAGGTCTTGCCGCACCAGAGCGTGGGCGGGGACGTGCGGGTCCACGCGCTGGAGGTTCTCGGCGCGGATGTTTCCCGAGCGGTGATGTGCCCCTTGCCCGCAGGCGGGGCGACCTTTCACCTCTCCCGAACGCTTCACTACGCAGGTCCGAATACGACGGACATCCCAAGGCGCGCCTACATTCTCAGCGGCGGCCTCGCGGCCACGCCCAGAAACGACGGCCGCCGATTCCCATGGAACGAGGCGAAGCAAACGGCCAGGGCGAAGCGCGCGGGGGAGTAG